A region of Carassius gibelio isolate Cgi1373 ecotype wild population from Czech Republic chromosome B11, carGib1.2-hapl.c, whole genome shotgun sequence DNA encodes the following proteins:
- the kbtbd8 gene encoding kelch repeat and BTB domain-containing protein 8 has product MAASGDVGKLLQVQNGTPASTSYNGVDALHACNILQQLKALYDEAQLTDIVVEVDHGKTFSCHRNVLAAISPYFRSMFTSGLTESSQREVRIVGVESESMHLVLDYAYTSRVTLTESNVQALFTAASIFQIPALQDQCAQFMISRLDPQNCIGVFMFADAYGHQELRERSQDYIRKKFLCVMGEQEFLHLTKEQLVSILNSDDLNVEKEEHVYESIVHWLEYDCSRREADLPEVFAKCIRLPLLDEAFLSRIPPAFALALSRDPSDKGQLNGTNGCSQRLGMTASEMVICFDAAHKHSGKKQTVPCLDIVAGKVYKLCKPPNDLREVGILVSSENDIFIAGGYRPSNSEVCIDHRAESDFWQYEHAGNRWLPRSPMLRARIGCRLVHCCGKLYAMGGRVYEGDGRNALKSVECYDARDNCWTAVSPMPVAMEFHSTVEYKDRIYVLQGEYFFCFDPRKDYWGHLPSMKVPRTQGLAALYKNCIYYIAGICRNHQRTFTVEVYDIEQNTWCRKRDLPFEQATSPYIKVLLLQGRLHLFVRATQVMVEEHVFRTSRKNSLYQYDGETDQWTKVYETPDRLWDLGRHFECVVAKLYPQCLQKVL; this is encoded by the exons ATGGCTGCCAGTGGAG ACGTAGGAAAGCTGTTACAAGTACAGAATGGGACTCCAGCAAGCACAAGCTACAACGGGGTAGATGCCCTTCATGCCTGTAACATCCTCCAGCAGCTTAAAGCCTTGTACGACGAAGCTCAGCTGACTGACATTGTCGTGGAAGTGGACCATGGCAAAACATTCTCTTGTCACAGAAACGTCCTCGCTGCCATCAGTCCTTACTTCAG ATCCATGTTCACAAGTGGCCTTACAGAGAGCAGTCAGCGGGAGGTGCGGATTGTTGGCGTGGAGTCTGAGTCCATGCATTTGGTTCTGGACTACGCTTACACCTCGCGTGTCACTCTAACCGAGTCTAACGTGCAGGCACTGTTCACCGCCGCCAGTATCTTCCAGATCCCAGCCCTCCAAGACCAATGTGCTCAGTTTATGATCAGCCGTTTGGACCCTCAGAACTGCATCGGAGTCTTCATGTTTGCAGATGCTTACGGCCACCAGGAGTTGCGGGAGCGCTCGCAGGATTACATCCGCAAGAAGTTCTTGTGCGTGATGGGAGAGCAGGAGTTCCTTCATCTGACCAAAGAACAGCTGGTCAGCATTCTCAACAGCGATGATCTGAACGTGGAAAAAGAGGAGCATGTGTACGAAAGCATCGTGCACTGGTTGGAGTATGACTGCTCACGTCGGGAGGCAGATTTACCTGAGGTTTTTGCCAAATGCATCCGCTTGCCCCTGCTGGACGAAGCCTTTCTGAGCCGTATACCCCCAGCCTTCGCCCTGGCCTTGTCCAGGGATCCCTCGGATAAGGGTCAGCTCAACGGCACCAATGGTTGTTCGCAGCGGCTGGGTATGACTGCATCCGAGATGGTCATCTGCTTTGACGCGGCTCACAAGCACTCAGGGAAGAAGCAGACCGTGCCTTGCCTGGACATTGTTGCCGGGAAGGTGTACAAGCTTTGCAAGCCACCCAATGACCTCAGAGAGGTTGGCATTTTGGTCTCTTCAGAGAATGACATCTTCATCGCTGGAGGCTATCGGCCGAGCAATAGTGAGGTGTGCATTGACCATCGTGCAGAGAGTGACTTCTGGCAGTATGAGCATGCTGGCAACAGGTGGCTCCCGCGATCACCCATGCTGCGGGCGCGCATCGGCTGCAGGCTAGTGCACTGCTGCGGGAAACTCTACGCTATGGGTGGTCGAGTGTATGAAGGGGACGGACGAAATGCTTTGAAATCTGTGGAGTGCTATGATGCCAGAGACAACTGCTGGACAGCGGTCAGTCCCATGCCGGTGGCCATGGAGTTCCACAGCACAGTAGAGTATAAGGACCGCATCTATGTGCTGCAAG GAGAATACTTCTTCTGTTTTGACCCACGCAAAGACTACTGGGGGCATTTACCCTCCATGAAAGTTCCCCGTACTCAAGGCTTGGCCGCCCTGTACAAAAACTGCATCTACTACATAGCAGGCATCTGCAGAAACCACCAGCGCACGTTTACGGTGGAGGTGTACGACATCGAGCAGAACACCTGGTGCCGTAAAAGAGACCTCCCCTTCGAGCAAGCGACCAGCCCCTACATCAAGGTGCTTCTGCTTCAGGGCAGATTGCATCTGTTTGTTCGTGCTACGCAAGTCATGGTAGAAGAACACGTGTTTCGTACCAGCCGTAAGAATTCTCTCTACCAGTACGACGGTGAAACTGACCAATGGACAAAGGTCTACGAGACGCCGGACCGCCTCTGGGACCTCGGCCGCCATTTCGAGTGTGTGGTGGCCAAACTATACCCTCAGTGTCTTCAGAAAGTGCTGTGA